CAGACCTGTTGTTCAGACTCATCTCATGTTAGAAACATGAGGCTTGCTTCAGACTCATTTCATGTTGGAAGAGGCTGTTAGAAGAGGCTTGCCAAATCACCCTACATTCCCTAAAATTCGTGGTTCTTGCCAAGTTATACACGACCAGATGCTGCCATGGCAGGGAAACGAAACCGGAGACCGCCATTGAGAATAGACGAGATCCTGGGACATAACCGACCAGTGCTGTCCTTCGAGTTTTTCCCACCCAAAAAGCCCGAGAGCGAACATATCCTTCACGAAACTGTGGAGGTGCTGAGCAGGTTCTCCCCCGATTTCATCTCTGTTACCTACGGGGCGGGGGGCAGCACAAAGGACAACACCCTTCGGTGGACCCTGGACATCAAGGAGAAGTATGGTCTGGATGTGATGATGCACCTGACCTGTATCGCTTCATCAAGGGCCGACATACAGGGGGTAGCATCCACCCTCAAGGAAAATGGGATCAGAAATATACTGGCCTTGCGTGGTGATCCTCCCCAGGATCTTCCCGTTGGGGCAATAAAGGACGATTTCCACTTTGCCCATGAACTCGTTGAATACCTGCGGGACATGGGCGGGTTTTCCATCGGAGTTGCCGGTTATCCGGAAGGACATCTTGAGGCTCCCTCCCTGGAGAGGGATGTGGAGTACCTTAAAAGGAAGGTGGATGCCGGGGCCGGTTTTGTTATTACACAAATTTTTTTCGACAATCGCTACTTTTTTGATTACATGGATCGGGCCCTTGCTGCCGGTGTAAGCGTCCCCATCATTCCGGGGATCATGCCCATCGTAAACCTTGGGCAGGTTCAGAAGTTCACCAAGATGTGCGGGGCCACCGTCCCCGACCCCATCGTCCGTGATATGGAAGGAAGAGACGCCGATGATATGATGAAAGTGGGTGTGGATTACGCTGTTCGCCAATGCCGCCAACTCCTGGATTCAGGCGCCGCTGGCCTTCATTTCTACACCCTGAACCGCAACCATGCCACAGAGCGGATCCTGCAAGAGGTGGGGAGCGACTTATCGAAGGAGGGGTCGTGAGACGTATCCTTGTCATAGATTCAGCAAATATCTTTACTCAGCATGTGGAACTGGTTGTGAGCCGTTACGGGTACGGGACCAAAGGCGTCAGTTCAGCACGGGAAGCTCTTGAGGCGCTGGTTCATGAGGGGGTAGATCTTGTCATCGCCCAGGAAAGTCTTCCAGACATGACGTGGTCCGATTTCTGCCGCAGAGCGGGAACCGATTCGAGCTGTTCCGGTGTTCCGGTAGTGGTGTTATCCTCAGATCCTGCATCCTTCGACCTGCAGGGATGTGAAGGGATCAATGTCGCCGGAGTTCGGACAAAGCCCATTTCCATGAGGGACCTCATCGCGGTTGTCCAGAGATATCTTCCATACAAGAACAAGCGGCGCCAGATCAGAGCCCCGCTTGCCATGAAAGCCATGATCCGCAAGGGGGAGGAACTTGTGCCGTGCCGGGTGCTGAACCTCAGCGAGGGCGGGGTGTTCATTATGAAAAAGGATCCCCTTCCCATGGACACGGATGTCCATCTGCTCCTTTTTCTGGATGAGGTGGAGACACCCCTGGAGGTTAGCGGTAAGGTGGTTTACGTTGTCGAAAAAGCCAGGGGAAAACACCCGCCGGGAATGGGTGTTCAGTTTAACGAACTTAAACCCGATACCCGGGAGAAATTGTTTCAACACCTCGATGATCACGTGTCCTCCATCCTGGGAAGGTAAAGTTGATGTGTTCGCAAAAAGCCAATAATGGACTTTTTGCGACCCTGTCATCGCGCCCCCGTTTGGGGCGCCCGAATCAATGACGTGGGATNNNNNNNNNNNNNNNNNNNNNNNNNNNNNNNNNNNNNNNNNNNNNNNNNNNNNNNNNNNNNNNNNNNNNNNNNNNNNNNNNNNNNNNNNNNNNNNNNNTCGTGAGGAAAGCGGAAACGACGTTTTTCGCTTTCCGAGGAGCAAAAAGCCAATAATGGACTTTTTGCGACCCTGTCATCGCGCCCCCGTTTGGGGCGCCCGAATCAATG
This DNA window, taken from bacterium, encodes the following:
- the metF gene encoding methylenetetrahydrofolate reductase [NAD(P)H]; amino-acid sequence: MAGKRNRRPPLRIDEILGHNRPVLSFEFFPPKKPESEHILHETVEVLSRFSPDFISVTYGAGGSTKDNTLRWTLDIKEKYGLDVMMHLTCIASSRADIQGVASTLKENGIRNILALRGDPPQDLPVGAIKDDFHFAHELVEYLRDMGGFSIGVAGYPEGHLEAPSLERDVEYLKRKVDAGAGFVITQIFFDNRYFFDYMDRALAAGVSVPIIPGIMPIVNLGQVQKFTKMCGATVPDPIVRDMEGRDADDMMKVGVDYAVRQCRQLLDSGAAGLHFYTLNRNHATERILQEVGSDLSKEGS
- a CDS encoding PilZ domain-containing protein, yielding MRRILVIDSANIFTQHVELVVSRYGYGTKGVSSAREALEALVHEGVDLVIAQESLPDMTWSDFCRRAGTDSSCSGVPVVVLSSDPASFDLQGCEGINVAGVRTKPISMRDLIAVVQRYLPYKNKRRQIRAPLAMKAMIRKGEELVPCRVLNLSEGGVFIMKKDPLPMDTDVHLLLFLDEVETPLEVSGKVVYVVEKARGKHPPGMGVQFNELKPDTREKLFQHLDDHVSSILGR